In a genomic window of Salegentibacter salegens:
- the cas9 gene encoding type II CRISPR RNA-guided endonuclease Cas9 (Cas9, originally named Csn1, is the large, multifunctional signature protein of type II CRISPR/Cas systems. It is well known even to general audiences because its RNA-guided endonuclease activity has made it a popular tool for custom editing of eukaryotic genomes.) — MKRILGLDLGTNSIGWSLIEQDFNKKEGQILGMGARIIPMSQDILGKFDSGNSISQTAERTSYRGMRRLNERYLLRRQRLHRVLNILGFLPDHYAASIDFHNKLGQFLPGKEVKLNYILNGGPKHHFIFQNSFDEMAKEFKIKHPDLKIPYDWTLYYLRKKALKDKISKEELAWLILNFNQKRGYYQLRGEEEEINKNQEYVSLTVKELVNTGEAVKGKSLYKVIFENGWEYDREITKTEDWEKQEREFIVTTKTNKDGSLKRTFKKVDSEQDWIAIKKKTEQNIDETNKTVGEFIYETLLKKPSQKIRGNLVKTIDRKYYKNELIKILEVQKKFHPELENKDLYKKCLNELYPRNEAHQSNIKEKNFTYLFVEDIIFYQRPLKTKKSTISNCAYEKRYFKKDGEIQEQPLKGIPKSNPFYQEFRLWQFIQNLRIYKKIALDKKKAKIDEDITSLLLPDAESIVELFDFLNNRKEIDQNQLLKYFSDLRLIPKQKKDALSYRWNYVEDKKYPCNTTRAEFLSRLKKIKGIQENFLDKKTEKELWHIVYSVKDKKDFEKALDTFARKKQVSESEFVENFKKIAPYSNDYGSYSEKAIKKLLPLMRMGKYWNEESLKPEIKNRIKDIQERLRAINFNKDKIETVADDAYKKQVLKSFVKFEKKENIFEGLNTYQACYAVYERHSEVSEIINWQSPSDIEFYLNETFKQHQLKNPIVEQVVPETLRVVRDIWKYYGNSKPNFFSEIHVELGREMKNSAEKRQRLSNQNNERENTNLRIKAILEELQDEGVEEVKPYSPNQQEILKLYEEGVYFNAKYDQVGEDEIEAIRKKNSPTKKDILRYKLWLEQGYRSPYTGNIIPMSKLFTTDYQIEHIIPQSRFFDDSFNNKVICESAINPYPYKDNQTAYEFINNSRGCVVPELGINGKECTIFTVEEYEAHCKNYYSKNRTKLKYLLSEDIPEGFITRQLNDSRYISKFIKGLLSNILREPNEREATVKNLVPVNGAITSQLKQDWGLNDKWNEIIAPRFKRMNEITKSNDYGYWDNKINAFRTQVPKDIETGFSKKRIDHRHHALDALVIACTTKDHINYITSINTERKNHSLVKKLRKTKDIELGGKKRTVAKSYKQPWEGFTIDAKNALEEIVISFKKNIRVINRTNNKTWHWEKKDGQWKKALQIQKGNNFAVRKPLHKETVSGLIDIPTPKGKVATATRTNISDIKNHKHIDKITDKSIQKILRNHVKNHLDQNGKEDFAEAFSPKGITDLNQNIKELNKGKNHQPIYKVRQYEVGSKFSVGERSNKTDKYVEAAKGTNLFFAIYWDDKKKKRNFETIPLNEVVEHQKQLAHIPIKDKQPIPIDHTKGEFLFYLSPNDLIYVPTEEDMVSGVVPENFKKENIYKIVSFTNKRLYGIPFSVAKSITNKLEFSQLNKLEFIQEKNLCWKLQVDRLGNIKKIVK, encoded by the coding sequence ATGAAACGTATTTTAGGACTGGATTTGGGTACAAATTCGATTGGATGGTCACTTATTGAGCAAGATTTTAATAAAAAAGAAGGGCAAATTCTGGGCATGGGTGCTCGAATAATTCCTATGAGTCAAGATATTCTTGGTAAGTTTGACAGTGGTAACTCTATTTCACAGACAGCTGAAAGAACTAGTTACCGTGGAATGCGAAGACTAAATGAACGATATTTATTACGTCGCCAACGCTTACATCGTGTTCTAAATATTCTGGGCTTCCTTCCAGATCACTATGCAGCATCCATTGATTTTCATAACAAATTAGGTCAGTTTCTTCCTGGGAAAGAAGTGAAGCTTAATTATATATTAAATGGTGGTCCGAAACATCATTTTATATTTCAGAATTCTTTTGATGAGATGGCAAAGGAATTTAAAATAAAACATCCTGACCTGAAAATCCCTTATGATTGGACTCTATATTATTTGCGCAAAAAAGCATTGAAAGATAAAATATCAAAAGAGGAGCTTGCTTGGTTAATTTTAAATTTTAATCAAAAACGTGGCTATTATCAGTTGCGTGGCGAGGAAGAAGAAATTAATAAAAACCAGGAATATGTTTCTCTAACGGTAAAAGAATTAGTTAATACTGGTGAAGCTGTAAAAGGAAAGTCACTTTACAAAGTTATTTTTGAAAACGGGTGGGAGTATGATCGCGAAATTACCAAAACAGAAGACTGGGAGAAGCAGGAGCGGGAATTTATTGTTACTACTAAAACTAATAAAGATGGCAGTCTTAAGCGTACATTTAAAAAAGTAGATTCTGAACAAGACTGGATTGCCATCAAAAAGAAAACAGAACAAAACATAGATGAAACTAACAAAACCGTAGGTGAATTCATTTATGAGACTCTGCTCAAAAAACCCAGTCAGAAAATACGAGGTAATTTGGTGAAAACCATTGACCGAAAATACTATAAAAATGAACTTATAAAAATCTTAGAAGTTCAAAAGAAATTTCATCCTGAATTAGAAAATAAAGATTTATATAAGAAATGCCTGAATGAGTTATATCCGCGAAATGAAGCTCATCAATCAAATATTAAGGAAAAGAATTTTACCTATTTATTTGTTGAAGATATTATTTTCTATCAACGCCCATTAAAAACCAAAAAATCTACTATTTCAAATTGCGCGTATGAGAAAAGGTATTTCAAAAAGGACGGAGAAATTCAAGAACAACCATTAAAGGGAATTCCCAAATCTAATCCATTTTATCAGGAATTTCGATTATGGCAGTTTATTCAAAACCTTAGAATTTATAAGAAAATTGCTTTAGATAAGAAAAAGGCAAAGATTGATGAAGACATTACAAGCCTTTTATTGCCTGACGCCGAGTCTATAGTCGAGTTATTTGATTTTTTGAATAATAGAAAAGAAATAGATCAAAACCAACTACTAAAATATTTTTCAGATTTAAGGTTAATTCCAAAACAAAAGAAAGATGCCCTCTCCTATCGATGGAATTATGTAGAGGACAAAAAATATCCCTGCAATACAACGCGAGCCGAGTTTTTGTCAAGATTAAAAAAAATTAAAGGCATACAAGAAAACTTTCTTGATAAAAAGACTGAAAAAGAATTATGGCATATTGTTTACTCGGTAAAAGACAAAAAAGATTTCGAAAAAGCTTTAGATACTTTTGCTAGAAAAAAACAAGTTTCAGAATCAGAATTTGTCGAAAATTTTAAGAAAATAGCTCCTTATTCAAATGATTACGGATCTTATTCAGAAAAAGCTATTAAAAAACTTTTACCGCTAATGCGGATGGGAAAATATTGGAATGAGGAATCTTTAAAACCTGAAATTAAGAACCGGATAAAGGATATTCAGGAACGATTAAGGGCTATTAATTTTAATAAAGATAAAATTGAGACGGTTGCCGATGATGCCTATAAAAAACAAGTATTAAAAAGCTTTGTCAAGTTTGAAAAGAAAGAAAATATTTTTGAAGGTTTAAATACTTATCAAGCCTGCTATGCAGTTTACGAGCGGCATTCGGAGGTTTCTGAAATAATCAATTGGCAGTCACCCTCAGACATCGAATTCTATTTAAACGAAACCTTTAAGCAACATCAACTTAAAAATCCGATTGTTGAGCAAGTGGTTCCTGAGACTTTAAGGGTTGTCCGGGATATTTGGAAATATTATGGTAATAGTAAACCGAATTTTTTCTCTGAAATCCATGTCGAATTAGGTCGAGAAATGAAAAATTCAGCTGAAAAAAGGCAACGATTAAGCAATCAAAATAACGAACGGGAGAATACAAACCTGCGTATAAAAGCGATTCTAGAAGAACTACAAGATGAAGGTGTTGAAGAAGTAAAACCTTATTCCCCAAATCAACAAGAAATTCTAAAATTATATGAGGAAGGTGTTTATTTTAACGCCAAATACGATCAGGTAGGTGAAGATGAAATTGAAGCGATAAGGAAAAAGAACTCGCCAACCAAGAAAGATATTTTACGCTATAAATTATGGTTAGAACAAGGGTATCGTTCACCATATACCGGAAATATAATTCCAATGAGTAAACTATTCACTACAGATTATCAAATTGAACACATTATTCCACAATCACGCTTCTTTGATGACTCTTTTAATAATAAAGTTATTTGCGAAAGTGCTATTAACCCCTACCCCTATAAGGATAACCAGACCGCATATGAGTTTATAAATAACAGCCGAGGATGTGTTGTGCCGGAATTAGGAATAAACGGCAAAGAATGTACAATTTTTACGGTGGAAGAATATGAAGCCCATTGCAAAAACTACTACAGCAAGAATCGAACAAAATTAAAATATCTGTTGAGCGAGGATATTCCAGAAGGTTTTATTACCAGGCAATTAAATGATAGCCGATATATAAGCAAATTCATAAAAGGTCTACTAAGCAATATTTTAAGAGAACCCAATGAAAGAGAAGCTACAGTAAAAAACCTAGTACCGGTAAATGGAGCTATAACCAGTCAACTTAAACAAGATTGGGGGCTAAACGATAAATGGAATGAAATTATCGCTCCGCGTTTCAAACGTATGAACGAAATTACAAAATCTAATGACTACGGCTATTGGGATAATAAAATTAATGCTTTTAGAACACAAGTTCCTAAGGATATTGAAACAGGCTTCAGCAAAAAACGCATAGATCACCGTCACCACGCCTTAGATGCCTTAGTAATTGCCTGTACAACTAAAGATCATATTAATTATATCACCTCAATTAACACCGAACGTAAGAATCACAGTTTAGTCAAAAAATTACGCAAAACTAAAGACATAGAATTAGGTGGTAAAAAACGCACTGTTGCAAAATCTTACAAACAGCCCTGGGAAGGTTTTACTATAGATGCCAAAAATGCTTTGGAAGAAATTGTGATTAGTTTTAAGAAGAATATCCGTGTAATAAATCGAACCAACAATAAAACCTGGCATTGGGAAAAGAAAGATGGGCAATGGAAAAAAGCTTTACAAATACAAAAGGGAAATAATTTTGCTGTTAGAAAACCACTTCACAAAGAAACTGTTTCCGGATTAATTGATATTCCCACTCCCAAAGGAAAAGTGGCTACTGCCACACGGACGAATATTTCAGATATAAAAAACCACAAACATATCGATAAAATTACTGATAAGAGCATACAAAAAATTCTAAGGAACCATGTCAAAAACCATCTAGATCAAAATGGGAAGGAAGATTTTGCAGAAGCATTCAGTCCTAAAGGAATTACTGATTTGAATCAAAATATAAAAGAATTAAACAAGGGTAAAAATCACCAACCCATTTATAAGGTAAGACAATATGAAGTAGGCAGTAAATTTAGTGTAGGAGAACGAAGTAATAAAACGGATAAGTATGTAGAAGCTGCAAAAGGAACAAATCTTTTCTTTGCGATATATTGGGACGATAAGAAGAAAAAGCGAAACTTTGAAACAATTCCCTTAAATGAAGTGGTAGAACACCAAAAACAATTGGCTCATATTCCAATTAAGGATAAACAGCCTATTCCTATTGATCATACCAAAGGAGAGTTTCTGTTTTATCTTTCACCGAATGATTTAATATATGTTCCCACCGAGGAAGATATGGTCTCAGGGGTAGTTCCTGAAAACTTCAAAAAAGAAAATATTTACAAAATAGTGAGTTTTACAAACAAAAGATTATATGGAATTCCTTTTTCAGTTGCGAAATCCATTACTAATAAATTAGAATTTAGCCAGTTAAATAAATTAGAATTTATTCAGGAAAAAAACTTGTGTTGGAAACTTCAGGTTGATCGTTTAGGGAATATTAAAAAGATCGTCAAATGA
- a CDS encoding helix-turn-helix domain-containing protein, which translates to MLNLVTIKQTKEELGKWCKLQRDRFELSQQELADQLGISRYTIQKFESGRNSTIDTVLKIAHHFDDLEKFYNGVKAYNDQNTNRSLY; encoded by the coding sequence ATGCTCAACCTCGTAACTATAAAGCAAACCAAAGAAGAACTCGGTAAATGGTGTAAACTTCAAAGAGATCGTTTTGAATTAAGCCAGCAAGAATTGGCTGATCAACTGGGAATATCTAGGTATACTATTCAGAAATTTGAAAGCGGGAGAAATTCAACAATCGATACTGTTTTAAAAATTGCCCATCATTTCGATGATCTGGAGAAGTTTTATAATGGTGTGAAAGCCTACAACGATCAAAATACCAATCGCTCCTTATATTAA
- a CDS encoding Fur family transcriptional regulator produces the protein MNEIENFLTENQIRPTAMRILIYKFLATKDFAVSLADIELAFEKSERTTLYRTLKTFEEKGIVHQVDDGTGITKYALCEVGCNCEIGTDLHLHFHCTSCGETQCLTERKIPVVNLPKGYTATDANLVVKGVCKRCNVK, from the coding sequence ATGAACGAAATCGAGAATTTCCTTACTGAAAACCAAATAAGGCCAACGGCCATGAGGATCCTTATCTATAAATTTTTAGCAACCAAGGATTTTGCTGTTTCTCTGGCTGACATTGAATTAGCATTTGAAAAATCTGAAAGGACTACGCTTTATCGTACCCTGAAAACATTTGAAGAAAAGGGAATTGTTCACCAGGTAGATGATGGAACAGGGATAACAAAATATGCATTATGTGAGGTTGGGTGTAACTGTGAAATAGGGACAGATCTTCATTTGCATTTTCATTGCACCTCTTGTGGTGAGACACAATGCCTGACAGAAAGGAAGATACCTGTAGTTAATCTTCCTAAAGGATATACGGCAACAGATGCTAACTTAGTCGTTAAGGGAGTATGCAAGAGATGTAATGTGAAATAA
- a CDS encoding heavy metal translocating P-type ATPase, which translates to MLPPNAKIDDGKEKKDSYIPTIISLILLLAGIALDYFGTEWFSGYIRLLIFGISYLLVGARVIKYALTNIAKGDVFNEFFLMSIATLGAFYIGEYAEGVAVMLFYVIGEHFQEAAVARSRRSIKALIDNRPEEVGLVKDGQVVTANPQTVGIGEIIQIKVGEKVALDGEIQGNGSSFNTAALTGESKPASKTKGEMVLAGMINLEKVVEIKVTSAYEDSALSKILHLVEEASGQKAKTQKFITKFAKIYTPIVVFMAIALTLLPFFFVENYIFNDWLYRALVFLVISCPCALVISIPLGYFGGIGAASKNGMLFKGANFLDLITEVNTVVMDKTGTLTEGVFKVQEVEVQEMDENKFIALTAALEAKSTHPIAKAIVEFFGDSHIRETVSEVEEIAGHGLRGKWENKEVLVGNTKLLQKYDVTFPTRITEIVESIVVVAIDGKYAGYITIADKIKEDGPSAIAKLREYGIKTIVMLSGDKDTIVQKVAKELKIDMAFGGLLPQDKVTRVKDLKAQGKKVAFVGDGINDAPVITLADVGFAMGALGSDAAIETADVVIQTDQPSKIATAIKIGKKTKQVVWQNIILAFGVKALVLAFGAFGVASLWEAVFADVGVACLAILNAIRIQRMRF; encoded by the coding sequence TTGTTGCCTCCAAATGCTAAAATAGATGACGGTAAGGAGAAGAAAGATTCCTATATCCCTACCATTATTAGTTTAATTCTTCTTCTTGCCGGTATTGCTCTTGATTATTTTGGGACTGAATGGTTTAGCGGGTACATTCGGTTGCTGATTTTTGGAATATCTTACCTTCTCGTAGGAGCCAGAGTAATAAAGTATGCTCTGACCAATATCGCTAAGGGAGATGTTTTTAATGAATTCTTCCTAATGAGCATTGCAACTTTAGGCGCTTTTTACATTGGGGAATATGCTGAAGGAGTTGCGGTAATGTTATTTTACGTAATCGGGGAACATTTCCAGGAAGCTGCAGTTGCACGATCGAGAAGATCTATAAAAGCACTCATTGATAACAGACCAGAAGAAGTAGGTTTGGTGAAAGATGGACAGGTGGTGACAGCCAATCCTCAGACGGTAGGAATCGGTGAAATTATTCAAATTAAGGTAGGTGAAAAAGTTGCACTGGACGGGGAAATCCAGGGCAATGGATCTTCATTCAATACCGCTGCCCTGACCGGGGAGTCCAAACCAGCCAGTAAGACTAAAGGCGAAATGGTGCTCGCCGGAATGATTAACCTTGAGAAGGTGGTGGAAATTAAGGTTACTTCTGCTTATGAGGACAGTGCTTTATCTAAAATACTTCATCTGGTAGAAGAAGCAAGTGGACAAAAAGCAAAAACCCAGAAATTTATTACAAAGTTTGCCAAGATTTATACTCCTATTGTAGTCTTTATGGCGATTGCACTTACCTTATTACCTTTCTTCTTTGTAGAGAATTACATTTTTAATGATTGGCTCTATCGCGCTCTTGTCTTCCTAGTGATTTCGTGTCCTTGCGCTCTGGTCATCTCTATCCCGCTTGGGTATTTTGGAGGAATTGGTGCAGCCTCAAAAAATGGTATGCTTTTTAAGGGTGCGAATTTTTTGGATCTTATTACAGAAGTAAATACTGTGGTAATGGATAAAACCGGCACCCTTACCGAAGGTGTTTTTAAAGTGCAGGAAGTGGAGGTGCAGGAAATGGATGAAAATAAGTTTATTGCTCTTACCGCAGCGCTTGAAGCTAAATCTACCCACCCCATCGCTAAAGCAATTGTTGAATTTTTCGGGGATTCGCATATAAGAGAAACTGTTTCTGAAGTGGAAGAGATTGCCGGTCACGGTTTAAGAGGAAAATGGGAGAATAAAGAAGTTCTTGTAGGTAATACTAAGCTACTTCAGAAATACGATGTCACATTCCCTACCCGCATAACAGAAATAGTAGAAAGTATTGTGGTAGTTGCCATAGACGGCAAATACGCCGGATATATTACCATCGCTGATAAAATTAAGGAAGATGGACCTTCAGCCATTGCAAAACTTCGTGAATATGGAATAAAAACTATAGTTATGTTATCTGGTGATAAAGACACGATTGTTCAAAAAGTAGCTAAGGAATTGAAAATTGATATGGCTTTCGGTGGGTTGTTACCTCAGGATAAAGTTACCCGTGTAAAAGATCTCAAAGCCCAGGGGAAAAAAGTGGCATTTGTTGGTGACGGAATTAATGATGCACCTGTCATAACCTTAGCTGATGTTGGTTTTGCTATGGGAGCTTTAGGATCGGATGCAGCTATTGAAACTGCAGATGTAGTAATTCAGACAGATCAACCTTCCAAAATTGCAACTGCCATAAAAATTGGAAAGAAAACAAAGCAAGTTGTATGGCAGAATATAATCTTAGCCTTTGGAGTAAAAGCTCTTGTACTTGCCTTCGGAGCATTTGGAGTGGCTTCATTGTGGGAGGCAGTATTCGCAGATGTAGGAGTGGCATGCCTTGCAATTCTTAATGCGATAAGAATACAGCGGATGAGATTTTAA
- a CDS encoding efflux RND transporter periplasmic adaptor subunit encodes MKFVNISLLFTLLFFASCGEEKKPAESPQEETPPSNTAAPVKEAMLSQQQYDALGMKIDTLGTRLMTGFVEANGELEVPPQNEATVTPVIGGNVANIRVIEGEKVKKGSVLASIEHPDIIKIQTDFINAVNQRNFQEKEFQRQQKLYDAGVGSGETFQRAEAEFQSVKGQVYGLEAQLRQLNINPATIKNGNIQRQIPILSPIDGAVQAVNIKTGQFVQAQTNMFEIINTEHVHVDLLVFEKDVAKVEKGQTVKFSVESLPGTELTAEIISISQNFEQDPKALHVHAEIKNRPDNLVPGMYVRGKIAVDDKRSIALPESALAKDGDKFFVFTAEEEGDAWSFKPVKVIPGTAENGWIEIKLLEDLPADTRFAFNNAYYLMAEMNKGEGGHSH; translated from the coding sequence ATGAAATTTGTAAATATATCATTGCTTTTCACCCTACTCTTTTTTGCTTCCTGTGGTGAGGAAAAGAAACCTGCCGAAAGTCCTCAGGAAGAAACTCCCCCATCTAATACAGCGGCACCGGTCAAAGAAGCTATGCTTTCACAGCAGCAGTACGACGCCCTGGGTATGAAGATCGACACTCTTGGCACCCGCTTGATGACAGGCTTTGTAGAGGCTAATGGGGAGCTGGAAGTACCGCCACAAAACGAGGCCACTGTCACCCCTGTAATTGGTGGAAACGTAGCAAACATTAGGGTAATTGAAGGAGAAAAGGTGAAAAAGGGAAGTGTACTGGCTTCCATTGAACACCCGGATATTATAAAGATCCAGACCGATTTTATTAATGCTGTAAACCAACGGAACTTTCAAGAGAAGGAATTCCAGAGACAGCAAAAATTGTATGATGCCGGAGTTGGTTCCGGGGAAACTTTTCAAAGAGCAGAAGCAGAATTTCAAAGCGTCAAAGGGCAGGTTTACGGCTTAGAGGCCCAGCTAAGGCAGTTGAATATTAATCCTGCTACCATTAAGAACGGAAACATTCAACGGCAAATACCAATTTTAAGTCCTATTGATGGGGCTGTACAAGCAGTCAATATAAAAACAGGACAATTCGTCCAGGCACAAACTAATATGTTTGAGATCATCAATACAGAACACGTTCACGTTGACCTTTTGGTGTTCGAAAAAGATGTGGCTAAGGTAGAGAAGGGCCAGACGGTTAAATTTTCCGTCGAGTCTTTACCGGGTACAGAATTAACTGCCGAAATCATATCCATCAGCCAGAATTTTGAACAGGATCCAAAAGCTTTGCACGTCCATGCTGAAATTAAAAATCGTCCAGACAATTTAGTGCCGGGGATGTATGTCCGTGGAAAAATTGCAGTTGACGATAAACGAAGTATCGCTCTTCCAGAATCTGCACTTGCAAAAGATGGAGATAAATTCTTTGTGTTCACCGCTGAAGAAGAAGGAGATGCCTGGAGCTTTAAACCCGTGAAAGTAATTCCCGGCACCGCAGAAAATGGATGGATTGAAATCAAGCTTTTAGAAGATCTTCCTGCAGATACCAGATTCGCCTTCAATAATGCATATTATTTAATGGCAGAGATGAACAAAGGTGAAGGTGGGCACAGTCATTAG
- a CDS encoding type II toxin-antitoxin system HipA family toxin, producing MAKNTILNVKLFKKEIGKLGYDLDQRKSFFQYNPEFLETNQLQNIFPYIIKRIKPVQVFSEYEGNTFKGLPPAIADSLPDMFGNIIFKEWFEANNKDKTKLTPLEQLTYVANRGMGALEYEPAQNIPKTSAIDLEEIISVLKQVIDQKEQTSEKKFDNLALLNIFKMGTSAGGARPKLLISENIETGEIIPGDIVSSKDYKHYLVKLSLNEDSYNKEVIEYAYFKMASAAGITMMPSKLINTKHFITLRYDRQNGAKQHVLTASGMTGWDFQKPENSSYENLFKLALDLKVPYNEIQELFKRMVFNLVFANIDDHLKNHSFIYDKKTDKWNLAPAYDLTYPLNVDFNYHKISRALSINNKRDNIQLQDLLALAEEFSIKNPKGIIEKVQEQISNWPVFTKELNIPEYVVEKISKDFKTFI from the coding sequence ATGGCTAAAAACACAATTCTTAATGTAAAGCTTTTTAAAAAAGAGATTGGAAAGTTAGGTTACGATTTGGATCAACGTAAAAGTTTCTTTCAGTATAATCCGGAATTTTTAGAAACAAATCAATTACAAAACATTTTCCCATATATCATTAAACGAATAAAACCAGTTCAGGTATTCTCCGAATATGAAGGAAATACTTTTAAAGGACTACCTCCAGCCATAGCAGATTCCCTTCCAGATATGTTTGGAAATATCATTTTTAAGGAATGGTTTGAAGCTAATAATAAAGATAAAACTAAACTCACCCCACTGGAGCAGTTAACCTATGTAGCTAATCGTGGTATGGGTGCTCTGGAATATGAACCGGCACAAAATATTCCCAAAACTTCAGCAATTGACCTTGAAGAAATTATTAGTGTATTAAAGCAAGTTATAGATCAAAAAGAGCAAACTTCAGAAAAGAAGTTTGATAATCTCGCTTTATTAAATATTTTTAAAATGGGAACCTCTGCCGGTGGAGCCAGGCCTAAACTTTTAATTTCCGAAAACATTGAAACAGGAGAGATTATTCCGGGAGATATTGTTTCCTCTAAAGATTACAAGCATTACCTGGTAAAGCTTTCTTTAAATGAAGATAGTTATAATAAAGAAGTAATAGAATATGCTTACTTTAAGATGGCTAGCGCTGCAGGAATAACAATGATGCCTTCTAAATTAATTAATACCAAACATTTTATTACGCTGAGATATGATAGGCAAAACGGAGCAAAACAACACGTTTTAACTGCAAGCGGTATGACCGGATGGGACTTTCAAAAACCAGAGAACTCATCCTATGAAAATCTTTTCAAATTAGCTCTGGATTTAAAAGTACCATACAATGAGATTCAGGAACTTTTTAAGCGAATGGTTTTTAATCTGGTTTTTGCCAATATTGATGACCACTTAAAAAATCATTCTTTTATATATGATAAAAAAACAGACAAATGGAACCTGGCTCCTGCTTATGATCTCACCTACCCATTAAACGTAGACTTCAATTATCATAAAATCAGCCGTGCGTTGTCTATTAATAATAAACGTGATAACATCCAGTTACAGGATTTGCTTGCGTTAGCAGAAGAATTTTCGATAAAAAATCCAAAAGGGATAATCGAGAAAGTCCAGGAACAGATTTCTAATTGGCCGGTATTCACAAAGGAACTTAATATCCCAGAATACGTAGTAGAAAAAATCTCCAAAGACTTCAAAACCTTTATTTAA